Proteins encoded together in one Carassius auratus strain Wakin chromosome 32, ASM336829v1, whole genome shotgun sequence window:
- the LOC113051761 gene encoding histone H2B yields the protein MPEPAKSAPKKGSKKAVTKTAAKGGKKRRKSRKESYAIYVYKVLKQVHPDTGISSKAMGIMNSFVNDIFERIAGESSRLAHYNKRSTITSREIQTAVRLLLPGELAKHAVSEGTKAVTKYTSSK from the coding sequence ATGCCTGAACCAGCGAAGTCCGCGCCGAAGAAAGGCTCCAAGAAGGCCGTCACTAAGACCGCCGCGAAAGGAGGAAAGAAGCGCAGAAAGTCCAGGAAGGAGAGCTACGCCATCTACGTGTACAAAGTGCTGAAGCAGGTTCATCCTGACACCGGGATCTCTTCGAAGGCGATGGGCATCATGAACTCTTTCGTCAACGACATCTTCGAGCGCATCGCCGGTGAGTCGTCTCGTCTCGCTCACTACAACAAGCGCTCCACCATCACTTCCCGAGAGATCCAGACCGCCGTGCGTCTGCTGCTGCCCGGGGAGCTGGCCAAACACGCCGTGTCCGAGGGCACCAAGGCCGTCACCAAGTACACCAGCTCCAAGTAG